CAGTAATGACTTGGTGTTTTGTGTGATACATatgataatgaataatgaagGTACAATTTTTATGATTGTTATTGGagggaagaagaaacaggaacTTCTTAACTCTCCTGAGGTGCTCAGAAAATCAAGTGGATGTTTGCACTCAAATAACCTATAGCTGTAATAactgtattacattacatttcacacTGAGGTTGTTTGATTGCCATTTGGCTTTAATGGCTGTCATGCTGAAACACATGCCGTGTTTAGATTCCAGTCATAACGTATGACTCAGATTTGGATTTGGCAGGAAGTAGAAAAACATAGAACATTCTACAATTTATATAAGTGTAAACTAACAGAGCACATGTTGTTTCAAAGTGTGTAACTTAAATCCTTTAATTACGGTTTTGTTTACTGAGGAGAATGACATACCAGGTTTggtaataaataatgaaaacaagacaTATATACAGAAAATTATCCACACAATTTCCATCAGTGGACTAAATATCAGACATTCCTAGATTGTAATGGCACAACAAACAACGGTCTCCAAGGTGACCACATATCTGATCTTAAtgttacaataaaataaatagagtTGACTTGGTGTCAGATACTGTATGCAACAATAAGAAGAAGACGACAATACGTTAACATGGTTTTCCTTTGCACATTTGCCAATTGAATCTGCTTTGAGTATGTATTTGTATTCTTGGGAAAAGAGTAAATACTGAGATCTTGATTTTTATGACGTCTGAGAAGACAAACTTTTTAGAAAATGCTGCATCATATGTGATCTCCTGTGTgagtttttcctcttcccttACCTGTATCTTACTGCTCATTGCCTCTGATTGGTCTTGGCAGCTGCCCTTCCTCTGTCTTGCCctacaagagagaaagagagagaaaacaaacattgctGAACAAGTCATCTACTACTTACTTCCGTTCGTGTTTCAGCTCAGGGTTGAAGGTTTTATTCAGCAAAGTTTGCTTATCATGTTTCATGAGAGAGGCTtcagaaatgcacaaacaacCTTGCAAAACTGCATATTGATTCTGTTTCGTGCTGCACGGCTATGACAGGTTGAGAGAATTGTGGAAAAGTCATGAGCATTCAGAGAATTATCCAGAGGGCAAGCAAGGAGCTGGGAGACAGCATAAAATATCAACAGATAAAGAGGGTGACGGGGGGTTGGGGTGCTAACTTCCCCCGAGAAGTGCTTCTCTGACAGACCAGTGCTGAGGGACACTTCATCTTGAGAAAAACAACTGACCTCATGCCAATGAAACAATGTTAGAACCCAGGCATTAGgaaagtgttttctgtctgctctgcttgTCCAAGCTTCTCTCCTCACTCCTGGCTGCCATTTCTGAGAGCTTGATGTTCTTTGTGTTGCCAAATCTCATGCACATGTTTTTCTGAGCTGTAGAAACACAGTTTAGGTAAACATCTCCCATTGCGTGGCatattttgtttcactgcaATCCCTGGGTAGTAAAAGAACAAATCACAGTTCCTATCAGTAGCCTCAAATTGCATTTATATTGAGTGCTTACTCTAATTAGCTGCATGTCAATGGGccttttaattgttttcagcCCAGTGTGCAAGACAATGCTGTCTCTTAAAGTCCAGCAGAGTTATGCAGTGAAAGATCTTAAAATGAGTCAAGTGACCGTTTAACACATACTGACTATGTAGTGTGGTTTAAAGGTAAAAGATAATTTATGGCTGGATGTGATTTTGCTGTGATGTATGTGGCAAAGCAATTAGTACTCTCATTTCCAGCTGCAACTCCAAATAGAATTATGCATTTGTTATGATTAAGTGCCCtctaaaacagtttcagtttttattggTACATCAGTATGGCTTAAGTGAGTCTCATGCCAGGGCAAATTTGATTTTGCCagtgaaatatgttttcattgaGCCATCTTTTCTGTTTATAAATCTTTTGTTGTGACAGCCTTTACATAAAGGCAATCCTCTTCAAAACAGCTCAAGAACTTTGGCAAAAACAGAATCATCATCCATATTGAGTGGATACTGCAGGCTTACTTGGAATATGCTTTATGGTTATTTATGGTCTGCCATTCAAATCAGAGAAACAGTCAACAATGATTTGCCAAATACTGCTTGTGTGAAGCCCAGCTCAATAGCCTCTTTAGATCTCTCTGTTGAGAACAGCTTGTTTTTCCTCacccgcctgtctgtctgtctgtctgtctctctctctctctctctccagaccTCTAATCCTCCTCCATTGTCTCTGCTGGTTTATGGAGGGTGAGGACGTGAACAGAAGGGGAAAGCCAACATCATAATTAGAACCTCCCCATTAACACCAGTGTTAAAATTCATTATTTGTTTACTCTTCCAGCTGAACCCTTTGCTGCATTCAGATAACAATACATCTTTGTTTGGCCTTGTAGCTGTCACTCACTTTGCTGTAATTTCTTGTAAATTTATTCATGACGAATAGCATGCACTTCTTTTAACACCATTTAAACACTGACTGGGAAGGTAGGATAACATTTTGTGATACAAACATATACTGCTTTCACTCACTTTGCTTAATCCCTCAAGGAAACCACACGAGTTTAATCTCATCTCATCCCCAGGTCGCACATATTGCCACTATTACCATAACAACTTTTGTATTGGTGAATTCAGTtgaatcacaaaaataaaacgcTGCTTTTAAGGAAACGTTTTTGGAAATGATGGATTTTCTGGAAAAGTCTCGAGTATCTCTGAGGTAAGTCCAAAGAAAATATGGTATTACCGGTCATTATGAATGCTGGTTATGCTCCTTATATGATGTTCTATAGGATCACTGGATCATTCTTTGCTACAAAGGAATTTTAGAGTTTCCACAGGTGAAACTAGGTTTAGGTCACAGTATTGATAATTACTGGTTGAATAAGGGCGGTGTCCTTGGTGCCctcatgtttgaaaaaaaacagtgaaagtgcCCTCTTGAACTCACATCTGATgaataaaaagtgacaaaatgtcatTCATTGTGCCCTTTCAGTGGACAAAATAGTTAAGTGCCCTCTTGGTTGCCCTTACAGTCAAGAAAATATAGCAAAATGCCCTTTAAGATGCCCTTCCATTaaagaaaatatgatgaaatgcCCTTTGGGTTAGCCTTAAactggagaaaatgtgatgcagtgccATATAGGCTGCTCAGTGCCAGAAAATGAGCTGGTCTCCATGCCTCTAAGTGGCTAAATAGTTAATATAAATATAGTATATAATAGTATATAAATAGTATAAACTGTTCCCCCTGTGTTTTTTATCACAGAGGTGCATTAGTTGTCTGAGTCACATGATAACacacttttaacatttaaccaATAAAGCTGATGGGAAACAATGTAACCTGATCATGTTACTCCCTAcaggcctgtttttttttaaaaatatttacaaagaaaTAATTTTTCCCGTTGATTTCTACTTATTTGcaattcttgtttttcttatgctgttgtcattgtgttttaattgattcaacatacagagagaaaagaaaagaaactggcGCTGATTGGCTGGTTCAGTTGGCGAGCGTGAAGTTATGTACgtgattattaattaattaccGTTTATTGTAATATCACGCTAGTCACATCTCGATTCATTCTTCGTCTTAGTACCTGCATCCAGTCTGGACTCACTACAGTCTTAGCTGTGCCTGTCAAACGGGTTTTCTCTCTccagcctctgtgtgtctctgccgTTCTAATACAAACACAGGAGACTGCAAGCAGGAAGTAGAAAAAACAGCAGGCAGCTCATGAAAATAAGGAAGTAAACGCCGTCGGATCTAAGCTGGAGCCCCTCTTCTGCTGTAAAGCTGTAAAGTAAAGTGAAACTGGATCAGTCGATAGCTTTGTCATAGAATTCAAGGCACAACGGCTGTGCTAAGGAAGTTAGCCGTCAAGCTAATTCATCCACTGACTCCACATTGTCTCAAAACAAGAGctagacagaaagaaagagaacagaacagaaagagggaggaagacacaGACGAGTAAGTACACTGCAGTGAGCTGCATGCTGGTAAGCCCCGCAGGATGAGGGAAGAAAtgcctgtgtgaatgtgtgagtcaGTGACAGAGAAATAGCTagcacagaggtgtgtgtgtgtgtgtgtgtgtgtgtgtgtgtgtgtgtgtgcgtgggggggtggggggcagggAGAGTGCATTACAGCACTTTTTCTGCCAGTTGTTAGTGTCAGCTGTGGAAAAgagtacacaaacacagctcatGAGAGGAAGGCTccaaggagaaagagaaagtgaagagaaaaataaaattgtttttctttgtgtgtgtgtgtgtgtgtgtacactctGTAACTGTGGTCATCAGAGGgcataaagacaaaacaaatgacgCATGAAAAGGTCAGGGCCTGATGACATACAGGGGGAGCTGGGAGAAGGTGAGCGTAGGTGTTTGGTTCATACTCAGcactttttgtttgtgagtCAGTAAACAAAATGGGCATGTTTGCACACAAGGACAGTTTGGTGATTGCAGATGGGAATTTCCTGTTTATTGCGCTTGCAAACTGGTGCATTCTTTTGTagtttgtgtgattgtgtctcTCTGATCGTTGTTTCCTTTGGACTTTGTCTGTCTCCATACATTGTCTGTTGTGGGGAATTTTATATCAGAGGGAATTAGTCCTGAAGATCTTGGACTTTCCCTTTTGCAAATATGAGAGCTATTCACAGAAGGTCACAGTTATATATAACCTGTCCTGTACTCTCTGTGTTGTCTATAAGTCTCTTATACCCAGAATTATTACCAGCCACCATGGACCACAAAGGGGAACCCCAGGATGGAGCTATGGGACTGAAACACGAGGAGTTACCGCAGATGGACGGGTCATGTGATGCGTGCGAGCCTGATGAGCCCCAACCGGCCACGCAAGTGTGCTACACCTGCAGCTTTGCGTTCTGCCCTGAACATGCTGACAGACACGCCAGCAGCACACATCACCCTCTCATGCCTTATAACCACGAGGAGATACAAGCTAATGGACTTGGCGCAAACAGAGACTCTAGAGTTGTAGGTGGAGCTGAGGGTGCATCTGGGGCACAGAGGGCAGCTGGAATGGGTGAGAATGGGGGGATGGCAGTGGCTAATGTGAGCGGCAATGCTGGGGGAAATGAAGGAGCACAGAATGGTCTGCAGCTGGAGGCCGAGCTGGGTGATGGAATTCAGGGTGCAGAAGCAGGGCAGGAGGCTGTGGCTGCTGGAGAGGCTGGGAAGAGGGACACTGTGACAGTAGAGAGACTGCGCTGCAAGGAGCATGGACAGGAAGGCTCTCTGTACTGTAAACCAGATGAGAAGATAATCTGTGTGGTGTGTGCCGTGCAGGGTGAGCACCGCGAACATGAGATCATCACCCTGCATGAGGCCTACGTATGGCAGAAGGTGAGTCACACAGTCAGGACATGACAGGTTTATATATTGTAGAGCAGCACTGCATGATTTACTGTATGGCCTTTTACTGTGCTTAATCACAGTGGTGTGCTCCACAACATCTTCAGCTCCGTAATGTATGACATAACGTATTCAGAGCATTGCCTGTCTGGTTTGCATTTCTAATTCAGTATTAAGTAGTGTGCCAATAGCTGTAGGCCCTGTGGTCTTTAAGTCAGCTCACCAGGGCTCTGAAAGAGCTCTTTGTAATATTTTAGACATAACAGTGTCTCATGATCGCCCCCATGGCATCGTTTATAAATTGATTCAATTACACAGCCACATAAATAATTTCtatgaaaactgtgaaatgtaaattaaacattaataataattcaaatgtCTGTTGGTCTCAGCGCCAATTATGTCTTCACCCTTTTTCCCTTTCCCAGATGGATTTTTGCTTGGGCTTTATTTAATAGGTCCCATGAATCACCAGTCATTCAATGCAGAATTGCAATTGGTCCAGTAAGGTGGACTAATGCTGGGTTTTGGGAATAACTCCATCATCACTATGGGCTCAGTTCTGCAGTGCATAGGGTCCGTGATGATTGTAGCAGCTGCCCTTTAGAGTCAGATGTTACAAGCACATTGAACCCATTTGGACAGTGTTATTGCACAGAAGATCAATTAGCAGAGTATGATAGTATCAGAAACCAGCACTTAGCTTTGGATTAATATTTTGAACAGCCAAACGTTTTGTTtgtgaacacaaataaaatgactgtGGAAATCTCACACAAAGCCGGTGCTTTTGGCTACGGTAGTAATGACCCTCCTGGTGTGCTGTTGGCTGTAATTTACGGAGCAGGAGTTTTGTTCTCTGCCCCATGGCTGtgcatctgaaaaacaaaagtagagCAGCACACTTCACTGGCTTACTCTTACATCAAATCCACATATGGATTGATGAGAGACAAAGGgggtcacacaaacacacacatatacagccTTAGGCCACATTATTTACTCTAAACTTACTCTTGCTTTTATCCTGCTTTTTGTGTCGGTGTATTCATGTGAAAGAAAGCTTTTACACTGGGTGCAGTGATACGATTTCCCATCGTTGTACATTGCGCTGAGCACATTGCATGTCGACCTTATCTATGAAAGTGTGGcctgtgactgactgagctGTCAAGGATGTACCATGCATTTTCATGTGTGCCAGCATCATCTTAAAGCACCCTCCCAAACATATTGTCACATTATAA
This is a stretch of genomic DNA from Scatophagus argus isolate fScaArg1 chromosome 7, fScaArg1.pri, whole genome shotgun sequence. It encodes these proteins:
- the trim44 gene encoding tripartite motif-containing protein 44 isoform X2 encodes the protein MDHKGEPQDGAMGLKHEELPQMDGSCDACEPDEPQPATQVCYTCSFAFCPEHADRHASSTHHPLMPYNHEEIQANGLGANRDSRVVGGAEGASGAQRAAGMGENGGMAVANVSGNAGGNEGAQNGLQLEAELGDGIQGAEAGQEAVAAGEAGKRDTVTVERLRCKEHGQEGSLYCKPDEKIICVVCAVQGEHREHEIITLHEAYVWQKSRQGYDLLGCTQQMAEKIKTKWTNPEMSTEELEEYVNSQFDELRRLVRLEEKRTLHLVDLKEAFLTASAAEKIAEISVETERLQEEMANITNQLCLLEQVEAGGPAVVAEALVAGPGPAHRVQASRAKGKPHGPTRL
- the trim44 gene encoding tripartite motif-containing protein 44 isoform X3 yields the protein MDHKGEPQDGAMGLKHEELPQMDGSCDACEPDEPQPATQVCYTCSFAFCPEHADRHASSTHHPLMPYNHEEIQANGLGANRDSRVVGGAEGASGAQRAAGMGENGGMAVANVSGNAGGNEGAQNGLQLEAELGDGIQGAEAGQEAVAAGEAGKRDTVTVERLRCKEHGQEGSLYCKPDEKIICVVCAVQGEHREHEIITLHEAYVWQKSRQGYDLLGCTQQMAEKIKTKWTNPEMSTEELEEYVNSQFDELRRLVRLEEKRTLHLVDLKEAFLTASAAEKIAEISVETERLQEEMANITNQLCLLEQVEAGGPAVVAEALVAGPGPAHRVQHSRCAESHGS
- the trim44 gene encoding tripartite motif-containing protein 44 isoform X1; amino-acid sequence: MDHKGEPQDGAMGLKHEELPQMDGSCDACEPDEPQPATQVCYTCSFAFCPEHADRHASSTHHPLMPYNHEEIQANGLGANRDSRVVGGAEGASGAQRAAGMGENGGMAVANVSGNAGGNEGAQNGLQLEAELGDGIQGAEAGQEAVAAGEAGKRDTVTVERLRCKEHGQEGSLYCKPDEKIICVVCAVQGEHREHEIITLHEAYVWQKSRQGYDLLGCTQQMAEKIKTKWTNPEMSTEELEEYVNSQFDELRRLVRLEEKRTLHLVDLKEAFLTASAAEKIAEISVETERLQEEMANITNQLCLLEQVEAGGPAVVAEALVAGPGPAHRVQHNIEARPRLPEPRANPMDPRDFEDNDFGPSMDHAP